A region of Thermococcus barossii DNA encodes the following proteins:
- the mre11 gene encoding DNA double-strand break repair protein Mre11 yields the protein MKFAHMADVHLGFEQYRLPYRAEEFAQAFREAMERAVGEKVDFILIAGDLFHSSRPSPETIKTAIEILEIPKREGIPVFAIEGNHDRTQRRISAYHLLEGLGLLHLVGLREEKVENEYLTSERLGGKYLVKGVVEGGKTVEIHGLKYMSAAWLERNRLSEIFRPEGDAILMLHQGIKELIEKMMGIIPESQRDYFELRMEDLPRGYLYYALGHIHREFVTSYDIGTLVYPGSLQRWDFGDYEMRYRWNGRSFIPEAGTRKGFYIVEDWRPRFIELKVRPFIDIKLRADEETAKRELKRLRSKIPREAFVRLDLRWEKPYEVSHFQEILDVKYLYLRTRFERKLKSPGGEGALKPSDYFTPIELRAIELAGEKKFEAVEEVVELFLSGWEEEKPKKDEEPASSEKEEKPGKVRETKKAKPKGKPTNLLAWIGGGDED from the coding sequence ATGAAGTTCGCCCACATGGCAGACGTTCACCTGGGCTTCGAGCAGTACCGCCTCCCCTACAGGGCGGAGGAGTTCGCCCAGGCATTCAGGGAGGCGATGGAGAGGGCGGTGGGGGAGAAGGTCGACTTCATCCTCATAGCCGGCGACCTGTTTCACTCAAGCCGGCCCAGCCCGGAGACCATAAAGACGGCCATAGAGATACTTGAGATCCCGAAGAGAGAGGGAATCCCCGTCTTTGCCATAGAGGGAAACCACGACAGAACCCAGAGGAGGATTTCGGCGTACCACCTCCTTGAGGGACTCGGACTGCTCCACCTCGTCGGCCTGAGGGAGGAGAAGGTCGAGAACGAGTACCTAACGAGCGAGAGGCTTGGTGGCAAGTACCTCGTCAAGGGCGTCGTTGAGGGCGGAAAAACCGTCGAGATACACGGGCTGAAGTACATGAGCGCGGCCTGGCTCGAGCGCAACCGCCTCTCGGAAATCTTCAGGCCGGAAGGGGACGCCATCCTCATGCTCCACCAGGGAATAAAGGAGCTCATAGAGAAGATGATGGGAATAATCCCGGAGAGCCAGCGCGACTACTTCGAGCTGAGGATGGAGGATCTGCCCAGGGGTTACCTGTACTACGCCCTCGGCCACATCCACAGGGAGTTTGTCACCAGCTACGACATAGGGACGCTCGTCTACCCCGGCTCGCTCCAGCGCTGGGATTTCGGGGACTACGAGATGAGGTACCGCTGGAACGGGAGGAGCTTCATCCCCGAGGCCGGCACGAGGAAGGGCTTCTACATAGTCGAGGACTGGAGGCCGAGGTTCATCGAGCTCAAGGTGAGGCCATTCATAGACATCAAGCTGAGGGCTGACGAGGAAACCGCAAAGAGGGAGTTGAAGCGTCTGAGAAGCAAGATACCACGGGAGGCCTTCGTGAGACTCGACCTGCGCTGGGAAAAGCCCTACGAGGTTTCTCACTTCCAGGAAATCCTCGATGTCAAGTACCTCTACCTGAGAACGCGCTTCGAGAGGAAGCTCAAGTCCCCCGGCGGCGAAGGGGCGCTAAAGCCGTCGGACTACTTCACCCCGATAGAGCTGAGGGCGATAGAGCTTGCGGGAGAGAAGAAGTTCGAGGCCGTCGAGGAGGTAGTCGAGCTGTTCCTGAGCGGGTGGGAAGAGGAAAAGCCCAAGAAGGACGAAGAGCCAGCGTCCTCTGAGAAGGAGGAAAAGCCCGGAAAGGTTCGGGAGACGAAGAAGGCCAAGCCAAAGGGCAAACCAACCAACCTTCTCGCCTGGATCGGTGGTGGAGATGAGGATTGA
- the rad50 gene encoding DNA double-strand break repair ATPase Rad50 → MRIEKLIIKDFRSHRLTKVSFTSGINLIVGQNGSGKSSLLDALLVGLYWPSKPKDLKKEDILRVDGQSTEITVFFEKDGISYQLHRNITRGVAFAKYHDGSSWKHATETSQKAVRDWMEKLVPYDVFLNAIYIRQGEIDAILESDESREKVVRQVLGLDKYENAYKNLLEVRKEIEQRIKSIEDYLKSTENLDELIGEMEKELSGALREINELSPQIPKLERELERVEKKLGELDELEKSLNSLRLEIKEREGNRKRLETRVEGLEKRIAEGEERLHELEEKVREFNELREKAELYLRLSNFRKRYTDEKARNEKLAENYRAQIEAIDERLAELSELEKRLGELEKEKKELERKLRRLEKDAKAYEDARSISSQLEGLKKRLKLSREEIGDLAKEIEDARKRKEEIQRELEEINEERGGLKNRVKERNRAIMELKKAKGKCPVCGRKLTEKHRKEIIEKYQAELKEVSLSLKELDERERKLRGELVRIEKVLKRERELIAAKELLDQISGLEERLKEYDLEKLGKRAEEYERVKGELNRLEGELESARTELEKVKALEKKRTLTEGKLRSVEEKLRKLDDELREMGFSGMEELDEKLAGLEPTYRRYLELKGAESELQRERKNLERLRTELEGVKRELDEENRTLKRLTEALAEKERLYSREEHERTREAFTSLREELAGKRARLEALERKRDETMENLGKLREEKERRREKARELDELRKARERVQELREKVRRYKAMLKEGALARVGDIASEIFEELTEEKYSGVTVKAEENRIRLGVLYNGREYGLGFLSGGERIALGLAFRLALSLYLAGEISLLILDEPTPYLDDERRRRLVDIMQRYLRKIPQVIVVSHDEELKDAADRVIRVSLENGVSVVKEVELGV, encoded by the coding sequence ATGAGGATTGAGAAGCTCATAATCAAGGACTTCCGTTCCCACAGGCTCACGAAGGTCAGCTTCACGAGCGGGATAAACCTCATAGTCGGTCAGAACGGCTCGGGGAAGAGCTCACTCCTCGATGCCCTTCTCGTTGGTCTCTACTGGCCGAGCAAGCCTAAGGACCTCAAAAAGGAGGACATACTCAGGGTCGACGGCCAGTCCACGGAGATAACGGTGTTCTTCGAGAAGGACGGGATCAGCTACCAGCTCCACCGGAACATAACCCGCGGGGTGGCCTTTGCAAAGTACCACGACGGGAGCTCCTGGAAGCACGCCACCGAGACGAGCCAGAAGGCCGTGAGGGACTGGATGGAGAAGCTCGTTCCGTACGACGTGTTCCTCAACGCGATCTACATCCGCCAGGGAGAGATAGACGCCATCCTTGAGAGCGACGAGAGCAGGGAGAAAGTCGTCAGGCAGGTTCTCGGCCTCGACAAGTACGAGAACGCCTACAAGAACCTCCTGGAAGTCCGGAAGGAAATCGAACAAAGGATAAAATCAATAGAGGACTACCTGAAGAGCACGGAAAATCTCGACGAGCTGATCGGGGAGATGGAAAAGGAGCTCTCGGGCGCCCTCAGGGAGATAAACGAGCTTTCACCCCAGATTCCAAAGCTGGAGAGGGAGCTTGAAAGAGTTGAGAAAAAGCTCGGGGAACTCGATGAGCTGGAGAAAAGCCTGAACTCCCTCCGGCTTGAGATTAAAGAGCGGGAGGGCAACAGGAAGAGACTCGAAACCAGGGTTGAGGGTCTGGAAAAGCGCATCGCCGAGGGCGAGGAACGCCTGCACGAGCTGGAGGAGAAGGTGAGGGAGTTCAACGAGCTCAGGGAGAAGGCGGAGCTCTATCTCAGGCTCTCAAACTTCAGAAAGAGATACACCGACGAGAAGGCGAGAAACGAGAAGCTCGCCGAGAACTACAGGGCGCAGATTGAGGCGATAGATGAGCGCCTCGCCGAACTGAGTGAACTGGAGAAGCGCCTGGGGGAGCTGGAAAAGGAGAAGAAGGAGCTCGAAAGGAAACTCCGGAGACTTGAAAAGGACGCCAAGGCATACGAGGATGCCAGGTCCATCTCGTCCCAGCTTGAGGGCCTCAAAAAACGTCTTAAGCTTTCCAGGGAAGAGATAGGAGACCTGGCCAAGGAGATCGAGGACGCGAGGAAGAGGAAAGAGGAGATACAGAGGGAGCTGGAGGAGATAAACGAAGAACGCGGAGGCCTGAAAAACCGGGTCAAGGAGAGGAACAGGGCCATAATGGAGCTGAAGAAGGCGAAGGGCAAGTGTCCCGTCTGCGGCAGGAAGCTGACCGAGAAGCACCGTAAGGAGATAATCGAGAAGTACCAGGCCGAGCTCAAGGAGGTCTCCCTGTCTCTGAAGGAGCTCGACGAGAGGGAGAGAAAGCTCAGGGGTGAGCTCGTCAGGATAGAGAAGGTTCTGAAGAGGGAGCGCGAGCTGATAGCCGCAAAAGAGCTCCTGGACCAGATATCCGGCCTGGAGGAGAGGCTGAAGGAGTACGACCTTGAGAAGCTCGGGAAGAGGGCGGAGGAATACGAGAGGGTGAAGGGCGAGCTGAACAGACTCGAAGGTGAGCTGGAAAGCGCCAGGACGGAGCTTGAAAAGGTGAAGGCCCTCGAAAAGAAGAGGACTCTCACGGAGGGGAAGCTCAGATCCGTTGAGGAAAAGCTCAGGAAGCTCGATGACGAGCTCCGGGAAATGGGCTTCTCTGGGATGGAGGAGCTTGACGAAAAACTTGCCGGCCTTGAACCGACCTACAGGCGCTACCTCGAACTGAAGGGGGCGGAAAGCGAGCTCCAGAGGGAAAGGAAGAACCTGGAAAGGCTCAGGACGGAACTGGAAGGCGTGAAGAGGGAGCTGGACGAGGAGAACAGGACGCTGAAAAGGCTCACGGAAGCGCTGGCAGAGAAGGAGAGGCTCTACAGCAGGGAGGAGCACGAGAGGACCAGGGAGGCGTTTACATCGCTCAGGGAGGAGCTGGCCGGGAAGAGGGCCCGGCTGGAGGCCCTTGAGAGGAAGCGCGACGAGACAATGGAGAACCTCGGGAAGCTGAGGGAGGAGAAGGAACGCAGGAGAGAGAAGGCGAGGGAACTTGACGAGCTCAGAAAGGCCCGCGAGAGGGTTCAGGAGCTCCGCGAAAAGGTGCGGCGCTACAAGGCCATGCTCAAGGAAGGCGCGCTGGCGAGGGTCGGGGACATAGCCAGCGAGATATTCGAAGAGCTGACCGAGGAGAAGTACTCGGGGGTCACCGTGAAGGCCGAGGAGAACAGGATAAGGCTCGGGGTGCTCTACAACGGCAGGGAATACGGGCTCGGGTTCCTCAGCGGTGGGGAGAGGATAGCCCTCGGCCTGGCGTTCCGCCTGGCGCTGTCGCTCTACCTGGCCGGGGAGATAAGCCTCCTCATCCTGGACGAGCCGACGCCGTACCTCGACGACGAGAGAAGGAGAAGGCTCGTGGACATAATGCAGCGCTACCTGAGGAAGATACCGCAGGTCATAGTCGTTTCACACGATGAGGAGCTGAAGGACGCCGCCGACCGCGTGATAAGGGTCAGCCTTGAGAACGGCGTTTCGGTGGTCAAGGAAGTCGAGCTGGGGGTGTGA
- the nurA gene encoding DNA double-strand break repair nuclease NurA, with amino-acid sequence MLQRGYAEAQGKLREIEWRELPERRKSRVYAIDGSQGKQRLSGTIFYAVSSYAFGNGPAYRLVYTNAMLYNQGISDQIIRLQMETLENKLGFLAAKLGNVDYVMMDGTLTGSLTRPPVYPESVRGITTIKSVLGEERLEELMERFIEELGEHYDELERKLRAGNRVNGDVILADKVLEDYAEYYTAMEGREIVNYDGAFREIRKALKEEDTVRATEILENLEEYAESKRLSIDDARNAVHVVLGYLEYLYSLEMLLQLNLVYVAKSFYNRKLTQKLGVDIVDVPYLDAYLRKTYGEERAGYYVITQGGKAISHRMPRVLRKSFPRVEHYIENGVPMAYIRTMKGGIIYLLQSNRTIDNDLLAEILWHEGNGYFRPLQRAHEGVKIEKKAFEAELNALLNIIKAETPELRVFLKYGRSPLE; translated from the coding sequence ATGCTCCAGAGGGGCTACGCGGAGGCCCAGGGGAAGCTCAGGGAAATCGAGTGGCGCGAACTTCCAGAGAGGAGGAAGAGCAGGGTCTATGCCATCGACGGAAGCCAGGGAAAGCAGAGGCTCAGCGGAACCATCTTCTACGCGGTTTCCAGCTACGCTTTCGGCAACGGCCCGGCCTACAGGCTGGTATACACCAACGCCATGCTGTACAACCAGGGCATCTCCGACCAGATCATAAGGCTCCAGATGGAGACTCTGGAGAACAAGCTGGGCTTTCTGGCGGCCAAGCTCGGGAACGTTGACTACGTCATGATGGACGGAACGCTCACCGGCTCGCTCACCAGGCCACCGGTTTATCCCGAGAGCGTAAGGGGGATAACCACCATAAAGAGCGTCCTCGGGGAGGAGCGCCTTGAGGAGCTCATGGAGCGCTTCATTGAAGAGCTGGGCGAGCACTACGATGAGCTCGAAAGAAAGCTGAGGGCCGGCAACAGGGTAAACGGCGATGTAATCCTGGCCGACAAGGTTCTTGAGGACTACGCCGAGTACTACACTGCCATGGAAGGGAGGGAAATCGTCAACTACGACGGTGCCTTCAGGGAAATCAGGAAGGCCCTCAAAGAGGAGGACACCGTGAGGGCCACCGAGATACTGGAGAACCTCGAAGAGTACGCCGAAAGCAAGCGCCTCTCCATCGACGACGCTAGAAACGCGGTTCACGTCGTCCTGGGCTACCTGGAGTACCTGTACTCGCTTGAGATGCTCCTGCAGTTGAACCTCGTTTACGTCGCGAAGAGCTTCTACAACAGGAAGCTGACCCAGAAGCTCGGTGTGGACATCGTTGACGTGCCCTACCTCGACGCGTACCTCAGAAAGACCTACGGCGAGGAGAGAGCTGGCTATTACGTGATAACCCAGGGAGGAAAGGCGATAAGCCACAGGATGCCCCGTGTTCTGAGGAAAAGCTTCCCGAGGGTGGAGCACTACATCGAGAACGGCGTTCCCATGGCCTACATCCGCACCATGAAGGGCGGCATCATATACCTCCTCCAGAGCAACAGGACGATAGACAACGACCTGCTGGCGGAGATACTCTGGCACGAGGGGAACGGCTACTTCAGGCCTCTCCAGAGGGCCCACGAGGGTGTGAAAATCGAGAAGAAGGCCTTTGAGGCGGAGCTGAATGCCCTGCTCAACATAATAAAGGCCGAAACCCCCGAACTGAGGGTCTTCCTGAAGTACGGAAGGAGTCCACTGGAGTAA
- a CDS encoding FecCD family ABC transporter permease — translation MKKWLPTLLALSLMAGFLGVYVGSVSLNPSDVTASVAYGIKSALSGVLPVNPGERPKAFIIVWELRLPRVLLAYLVGLSLASAGVASQALFRNPLADPYIIGVSAGAGIGAALGAIYAPAHMGSFALVSAILSVFVVYTVSKVDGHVPVDTLLLAGIAYGFLASAVTWYLVISQGERAHVTWMWLMGTFNGSDWGDVGEMFVVALLGVGFLAWKWRELNLILFGEESIALGLDVHLYRKLFIGAIALLTAFAVSTAGIIGFIGLVSPHIMRLLLGPNHRELVPASALFGGTLLVFADLLARTVTRPTELPVGIITALMGAPFFLYLLMKHKRGELYS, via the coding sequence ATGAAAAAATGGCTCCCAACCCTGCTGGCCCTTTCGCTCATGGCGGGCTTCCTCGGCGTTTACGTAGGCTCGGTCAGCCTGAACCCCTCTGACGTAACGGCCAGCGTGGCCTACGGGATAAAATCAGCCCTGTCCGGAGTATTGCCCGTAAACCCAGGAGAGAGACCGAAGGCATTCATCATCGTGTGGGAGCTCCGCCTCCCGAGGGTCTTACTGGCCTACCTGGTGGGGCTCTCCCTCGCCTCGGCCGGCGTCGCTTCCCAGGCCCTCTTCCGGAACCCCCTGGCCGACCCCTACATAATAGGCGTGAGCGCCGGGGCGGGAATAGGGGCCGCGCTGGGGGCGATCTACGCTCCAGCCCACATGGGGTCGTTTGCCCTGGTCTCCGCAATCCTCTCGGTTTTTGTGGTCTACACGGTCTCGAAGGTTGACGGCCACGTTCCCGTTGACACCCTCCTGCTGGCGGGGATAGCGTATGGCTTCCTTGCGAGCGCAGTGACGTGGTACCTCGTGATAAGCCAGGGCGAGAGGGCCCACGTGACCTGGATGTGGCTCATGGGAACCTTCAACGGCTCCGACTGGGGCGACGTGGGTGAAATGTTCGTCGTTGCACTCCTCGGCGTCGGCTTTCTCGCCTGGAAGTGGCGCGAGCTGAACCTGATACTCTTCGGGGAGGAGAGCATAGCCCTCGGTCTGGACGTTCACCTCTACCGGAAGCTCTTCATCGGAGCCATAGCCCTGCTGACTGCCTTTGCAGTCTCAACGGCCGGGATAATCGGCTTCATCGGCCTGGTCAGCCCCCACATAATGCGCCTCCTCCTCGGCCCGAACCACCGGGAGCTGGTTCCGGCGAGCGCCCTCTTCGGGGGTACCCTTCTGGTTTTCGCGGACCTGCTGGCCAGGACGGTGACAAGACCGACCGAACTTCCAGTCGGTATCATAACCGCACTGATGGGGGCGCCCTTCTTCCTCTACCTCCTGATGAAGCACAAGAGGGGTGAGCTGTACTCATGA
- a CDS encoding ABC transporter ATP-binding protein, with protein sequence MSGLEVSVSFAYGERKVLRGVEFSAEEGELLAIIGPNGAGKSTLLKCLVGILSPEGHVKFNGTNLLELRPRERAKLITYVPQSSFPEFAFTIEEFVELGTYATRGNVEGALKRVGLWERRKEPVTFLSGGEYQLALIARALAQGSEVILLDEPTSHLDINHALEIMELLKEMSREKIVIAVLHDLNLALRYADRLILLQGGRKHWEGKPGELKPDIIEEVYGVKARIAEVDGHRVLLASV encoded by the coding sequence ATGAGCGGACTGGAGGTTAGTGTTTCCTTTGCCTACGGCGAGAGGAAAGTCCTTAGGGGAGTGGAGTTCAGCGCAGAAGAAGGCGAGCTTTTGGCGATAATCGGACCCAACGGAGCGGGCAAATCAACCCTCCTCAAGTGCCTGGTCGGGATTCTGAGTCCAGAAGGCCACGTGAAGTTCAACGGCACGAACCTGCTCGAACTCAGGCCCAGGGAGAGGGCCAAGCTGATAACATATGTCCCCCAGAGCTCCTTCCCCGAGTTTGCCTTCACGATAGAGGAGTTCGTCGAACTCGGCACCTACGCGACAAGGGGAAACGTCGAGGGGGCGCTCAAAAGGGTTGGCCTCTGGGAGCGCAGGAAGGAGCCGGTTACGTTCCTCTCCGGCGGCGAGTACCAGCTCGCGCTGATAGCGAGGGCCCTTGCACAGGGCAGTGAAGTGATTCTTCTGGACGAGCCAACGAGCCACCTGGATATAAACCACGCCCTGGAGATAATGGAGCTTCTAAAGGAGATGAGCCGGGAAAAAATCGTCATAGCCGTTCTCCACGACCTGAACCTGGCCCTTCGTTATGCCGACAGGCTCATCCTCCTCCAGGGGGGCAGGAAGCACTGGGAAGGGAAGCCAGGGGAGCTGAAGCCGGATATTATCGAGGAGGTCTACGGTGTGAAGGCAAGGATAGCAGAGGTGGATGGCCACAGGGTTCTTCTCGCCAGCGTCTAG
- the psmB gene encoding archaeal proteasome endopeptidase complex subunit beta, whose protein sequence is METKKTGTTTVGIKARDGVVLAADTQASLDHMVETLNIRKIVPITDRIAITTAGSVGDVQALARMLEAEARYYQFTWNRPMSTKAMANLLSNILNENKWFPYLVQIIIGGYVEEPTLANLDPMGGLIFDDYTATGSGSPFAIAVLEDGFKKDMSVEEARELAIRAVRTAGKRDVYTGSRKVQVVVITKDGMKEEFVEFKE, encoded by the coding sequence ATGGAAACGAAGAAAACCGGCACCACCACCGTGGGAATAAAGGCCAGGGACGGTGTCGTTCTGGCCGCGGATACGCAGGCTTCCCTCGACCACATGGTCGAAACGCTGAACATCCGGAAGATAGTCCCGATCACCGACAGAATTGCCATAACCACCGCGGGAAGCGTCGGCGACGTGCAGGCCCTCGCGAGGATGCTCGAAGCTGAAGCGAGGTACTACCAGTTCACCTGGAACAGGCCCATGAGCACCAAGGCGATGGCTAACCTGCTCAGCAACATACTCAACGAGAACAAGTGGTTCCCCTACCTCGTCCAGATAATCATAGGGGGCTACGTCGAGGAGCCAACCCTTGCCAACCTCGACCCGATGGGAGGGTTAATCTTCGATGACTACACAGCGACTGGCTCCGGCAGTCCCTTCGCCATAGCCGTCCTTGAGGACGGTTTCAAAAAGGACATGAGCGTCGAGGAGGCGAGGGAGCTCGCCATCAGGGCAGTCAGGACTGCCGGCAAGAGGGACGTCTACACCGGCAGCAGGAAGGTTCAGGTCGTCGTCATCACGAAGGACGGCATGAAGGAGGAGTTCGTTGAGTTCAAAGAGTGA
- a CDS encoding eCIS core domain-containing protein, which translates to MKNLPEKIAVLGLIALLVSALYAAERLTVNSSAVLGEVNEILDQVQEIRNLTFKERPRIVVLTKKEALARWRPGKADMERMKTEELTYKMTLLLPPGYQYIRKETERSANWIAATVGDTIYIIQENFASNPDTARRTIAHESVHVLQKQWFNAKYGADTYDGTIAVQSLIEGDADLVADIYCERNGIPIHKIRSLSGEPLTDLHIFPYVFGDRFVRYLYEKGGWELVNEAYSRYPVSAQQVMYPELYLKNVTPLNVTLDAPPNSRVLKEDRLGEYYVYLLLRDVAKLDNETAWNVSSSWRGDKLLLTQNASGYLLQWMVVFSKPEAARTFGETLSRLAEGNTYANYTIRIDGSSVLLIAERRD; encoded by the coding sequence ATGAAGAATCTCCCAGAGAAGATTGCAGTTCTCGGGCTGATAGCCCTGCTCGTCTCGGCGCTCTACGCAGCGGAGAGACTGACCGTCAATTCGAGCGCTGTTCTGGGAGAGGTAAACGAAATACTTGACCAGGTTCAGGAGATAAGGAACCTCACCTTCAAGGAGAGGCCGAGGATAGTGGTTCTCACAAAGAAGGAGGCCTTGGCCAGGTGGAGGCCCGGCAAGGCGGACATGGAGAGGATGAAAACAGAGGAGCTAACTTACAAGATGACCCTCCTCCTTCCGCCGGGCTACCAGTACATACGAAAGGAAACCGAGCGGAGCGCCAACTGGATAGCGGCCACCGTGGGGGATACGATATACATCATCCAGGAGAACTTCGCCTCGAACCCCGACACTGCCAGGAGGACGATAGCTCATGAAAGCGTTCACGTGCTCCAGAAGCAGTGGTTCAACGCGAAGTACGGGGCAGACACCTACGACGGCACCATAGCGGTTCAGTCCCTCATTGAAGGGGACGCCGACCTCGTCGCGGACATCTACTGCGAGAGGAACGGGATACCCATCCACAAGATACGCTCCCTGAGCGGGGAGCCATTGACCGACCTCCACATCTTCCCCTACGTCTTCGGCGACCGCTTCGTGAGGTACCTCTACGAGAAAGGCGGCTGGGAGCTCGTTAACGAGGCCTACAGCCGCTATCCCGTCTCGGCCCAGCAGGTCATGTACCCTGAGCTCTACCTCAAGAACGTCACCCCACTCAACGTTACCCTCGATGCACCGCCGAACTCGCGCGTCCTCAAGGAAGACAGGCTCGGCGAGTACTACGTCTACCTCCTCCTCAGGGACGTTGCGAAGCTTGACAACGAGACGGCCTGGAACGTTTCGAGCTCCTGGAGGGGCGACAAACTGCTATTGACTCAAAACGCGAGCGGTTACCTGCTCCAGTGGATGGTTGTCTTCTCAAAGCCTGAAGCGGCCAGGACTTTCGGGGAGACCCTCTCCAGGCTCGCGGAGGGCAACACCTACGCGAACTACACGATAAGGATTGATGGAAGCTCCGTTCTCCTGATCGCCGAAAGGAGGGACTGA
- the thrC gene encoding threonine synthase: MRLVCSICGKTYDEPVQRCECGEPVEFEPFNAEPYIGKTVWERFWDFWPVEPALELSLGEGDTPLVRSKLGEEFGVRLYLKNEMVNPTWSFKDRGTFLAMSYALKAGYRAVGTVSTGNMAASVSAYASRFGLEAKILVSESAGDEKLKAVSVYGGDVIRVRGDYGKLYFESLKLGERLGVYFINSDNPFRIEGYKGIAFEIAEELTPDYVLIPTSSGGLFRGIAKGFIELYESGLIEELPRLIAVQTEGCSPICRAFKGGKERIERFDNPKTIAEAIANPYPPSGNAVLKLLREFGWGCVSVSDGEILEAQRKLAHEGLFVQPASATGVAALRKLDLPEGAKVVSILTGSGLRTLRNAPAGEVRECPLERLEACLR, from the coding sequence GTGAGGCTGGTCTGTTCAATCTGCGGGAAAACCTACGACGAACCGGTTCAGAGGTGCGAGTGCGGCGAGCCGGTGGAGTTCGAGCCGTTCAACGCGGAGCCTTACATCGGAAAGACAGTCTGGGAACGCTTCTGGGACTTCTGGCCGGTGGAACCGGCCCTTGAGCTTTCCCTCGGCGAGGGCGACACGCCGCTAGTGAGGTCGAAGCTCGGAGAGGAGTTTGGAGTTAGGCTCTACCTCAAGAACGAGATGGTGAACCCGACGTGGAGCTTCAAGGACAGGGGGACTTTTCTGGCGATGAGCTACGCCCTCAAGGCCGGTTACAGGGCGGTCGGAACGGTATCAACCGGCAACATGGCGGCGAGCGTCTCGGCCTACGCCTCCCGCTTTGGATTGGAGGCGAAGATACTAGTCTCAGAGAGCGCGGGCGACGAGAAGCTCAAAGCAGTTTCCGTCTACGGCGGGGACGTCATCAGGGTTCGCGGCGACTATGGAAAGCTCTACTTCGAGAGCCTGAAGCTGGGAGAAAGGCTGGGCGTTTATTTCATCAACTCGGACAACCCCTTCAGGATAGAGGGCTACAAAGGCATCGCCTTCGAGATAGCGGAAGAGCTGACACCGGACTACGTTTTGATTCCAACGAGCTCGGGAGGCCTTTTCCGAGGAATAGCAAAGGGCTTCATTGAGCTATACGAGAGCGGGCTCATTGAAGAACTCCCGAGGCTAATCGCCGTTCAGACCGAGGGCTGTTCGCCAATATGCCGGGCATTCAAGGGAGGGAAAGAGAGAATAGAGCGCTTTGACAACCCGAAAACAATAGCCGAGGCCATAGCCAATCCCTACCCGCCGAGCGGGAACGCGGTTCTGAAGCTCCTCCGGGAGTTCGGCTGGGGCTGCGTTTCGGTGAGCGACGGGGAAATCCTTGAGGCACAGAGAAAGCTCGCCCACGAGGGCCTCTTCGTCCAGCCCGCGAGCGCCACAGGGGTGGCCGCTTTGAGAAAGCTCGACCTGCCGGAGGGGGCAAAGGTCGTCTCCATTCTCACCGGTTCGGGTTTGAGAACTCTGAGAAACGCGCCGGCCGGGGAGGTAAGGGAATGCCCCCTCGAAAGACTTGAGGCCTGTCTGAGGTGA
- a CDS encoding DODA-type extradiol aromatic ring-opening family dioxygenase — MLVGIGLMPHGNPVLEPPDEETRKLAEVLRGIGEEFGKADSYVLISPHNARMSDHLGVVMAEHLVSWLGFEGKELPGEWETDVELAEKIYRAEKDAEMPVVDLNFASLKGQYSRWPLSWGELIPLQFLERKPLVLMTPTRGVSRETLIKFGEVLGEVIEEEEKRVALIVSADHGHAHDPNGPYGYRKESEEYDRLVMELIKENRLDELPSVPEELVRNALVDSYWQMLIMLGAMRKAEFKLKSSAYACPTYFGMAGALWVRK; from the coding sequence ATGCTCGTCGGAATAGGCCTGATGCCCCACGGGAACCCGGTTCTTGAGCCTCCTGACGAGGAAACGAGGAAGCTGGCGGAGGTTCTGAGGGGAATCGGCGAGGAGTTCGGGAAAGCTGATTCCTACGTCCTGATAAGCCCGCACAACGCGAGGATGAGCGACCACCTCGGGGTTGTAATGGCGGAGCATCTCGTCTCGTGGCTCGGCTTCGAGGGAAAGGAACTGCCAGGAGAGTGGGAGACCGACGTTGAGCTGGCCGAAAAAATCTACCGCGCGGAGAAAGATGCCGAAATGCCCGTCGTTGACCTGAACTTCGCCTCCCTCAAAGGGCAGTATTCAAGGTGGCCCCTGAGCTGGGGGGAGCTGATCCCGCTCCAGTTCCTTGAGAGGAAACCGCTGGTTCTCATGACCCCCACAAGGGGAGTGTCGAGGGAGACCCTCATAAAGTTCGGCGAGGTCCTCGGGGAGGTCATTGAAGAAGAGGAAAAGAGGGTCGCGCTGATAGTCAGCGCAGACCACGGGCACGCCCACGATCCGAACGGACCCTACGGCTACAGAAAGGAGAGCGAGGAGTACGACAGGCTGGTAATGGAGCTGATTAAAGAGAACCGCCTCGATGAGCTCCCCAGCGTTCCAGAGGAGCTCGTGAGGAACGCCTTGGTGGACAGCTACTGGCAGATGTTGATAATGCTCGGCGCGATGAGAAAGGCTGAATTCAAACTGAAAAGCTCCGCCTACGCATGTCCTACCTACTTCGGCATGGCGGGGGCGCTGTGGGTGAGGAAGTAG